AAGCGCTTTCTCAGGAAGGAGCTTCTCCCGCTCGTGGACGAGTACGGAGATAAGATGGGGGTTAAGCCGGGGAAGGTCTATATCCGCCACCAGAAGAGCCGCTGGGGAAGCTGTTCGCCGAAGGGCAATCTGAACTTCAACGTTCGCTTGGTGTCGGTTCCCCCCAGGTTGAGGGAGTACGTCGTCGTTCACGAGCTGGCCCACATCAAATACATGAACCACTCGAGGGAGTTCTGGGAACTCGTTGGCCGTTTCTACCCTGACTACAGAACCGCGAGAAAGGATCTCAAGAGGTGGTGGAGCATTATAGAACTCAATCCCTACTGGCGTTCCCTGAGTGGCGTTTAGTCCCGAGGATAATCCTCTCCGTCAGTTCTTTGAGCTTGAGGGCGATGGGGATGTAGAGCAGGAACGCCGCCAGCCTGCTGAGGCCGTCGAGCTTTGTCCCGTCGAGTTTGAGTGCCTCTGGCGCCCAGTAGAACACCGGGGACTGGTCGAGGGGTGGGATTGACTTCAAAAGGTCGAATCCCTTCACCATGCCGGAGATGGTCAGCAGAACCCACTGGAGAAGGCTCACGTCGAGAACAGCTAGGAGGGCGAAGTACTGGATGTTGACGACCTTGCTCAGTCCCAGCATTGCCACTACGCCGCCGGTAAGGGCATTTTCCTCGTCCAGCTCACCCCTCCAAGCGCGTTCGTAGAGCCGAAGGGCTCCGATAAAGAGGGGAAGGGATAGGATTATCCCCGTTAGAAGACTTATTTCCGATGGAACCGATGAGGGCGGTTCTATGGGGACGAAGAGCCTCCTTATCGCCCCCGCTATGAGGGGCAGTCCAAAGAAGCCGTAGTTCATCGCAAACCTCCCCATGTGAAAACCGAGGACTGCCTCGAGGTACCCCCTCGGGTTCTCGAGCAGAAACGGGGCTGAGATCGCGGTTCCAACGGCTATTGCCGCCGCCATGAACTTTGGAAAACTCTTCCTCGTCCTCGGCGTCAGCAGAACCGCGAGCAGTATCAGCGGAGCGTACTGTTTCGTGAGCGTTGAGAGGGCCGCGTAGGCCCCAGCCAACAGCCCGTTGCCCCTCCTCAGCTCCACGTAGGATTCGAGCATCAGGCCCACCGCGAGGGCATCGAAGTGGCCCCTGAACGGCCCGATGTATAGGAGCAGGGGGTTGAGAGTGAGCAGAACGGCCCTCCGTGAATCCCCAGTCATCCTGTAGACGGCATGGGAGAGGACGACGCTCCCGATGAGGGCGGGAATTTTTACCGCGAACCTCGCCGCTAGGGGGGAGAGGTTGAACTTGTAAAACGGAGCAACGAGGAGAAATGGAATCGGTGGGTAGGCGTACCACATGGAGCACATGGCCTGTTCGCACCAGCCGTACGGACTAACCCCAAACCTGGCGAAGGTGAAGGCTGAGACCGCCACGACGTGGGCGTCCATGTAGTGGTACCCGAGGAACGAGAGGATTATCTGGGTTACTGCCCCCAGGACTGCCACGAGCTTTGTTCTTCCGTCCATCTGCGGTCGGATAATCTGGGTTTTGAGCCGATATAAATTTTTGGATGGTAACGTTCTAATAGCCCCGGGTGTATATCCTTTGAGGTGGTTGTCCTGAGGGAGTTCCTCAAGCTACTCGCCCTCGCTTCCGACGAGATTGTGATCGGGCTGCTCCTGCTTGTGGTGCTGCCGGAGTTTGGGGTAGACCTCCCCCTCTGGGCGGTGGCGGTGATCATCGGGCTTCTGGTGCTTAAAGATCTCCTCGTGGCACCCTTCGTTCTTCGCGGCGGCCTCAGCGCCAGGCCAAAGACTGGCCCCGAGAGCCTGATTGGTAGAATCTCCCTCGTGGCTGAGGATCTGAACCCGGAGGGGCTGGTGAAGGTTGACGGCGAGCTGTGGAGCGCCGAGTGCGTAAACGGAACCGCAAGAAAGGGAGAGAAAGTCAGGATCGTGGCGGTGAACGGGGCTAAGGTTCTCGTGGAACGCCCCGCATCGCGAGGGTCTGCGCTATCTCCTCGGGATGGTTAGTGGAGAAGGAAACCGTCCAGCCCTTCTTCTGGCGTATGAGGATGCAACCCTTTGCAGGGAGCGTGAAGTGGGTTGTCCCCGAACAGCTCATCCAGCCTTCTCTTATGGAAAATCTCTCTATGTTCTCTATCTCCACGGTTTTCCGCACGATAAGCCCGAGCAGTCCCCTTATCCTGACTTCCCGCTCGTCTATTTCGATTTTCATCACCGCCGCGTCCAGGAGTATAATCAGGAGCAGGAACGTTGAAGCGAGCATTATCGGAAATCCTTGACCCGCTTGATAAGTTGCCATGAGACCCCAGACCATCGGTATGGCTATGAGGGCCAGAAAAACTGTGAATCCCCTGCTCGAAATCCTCTCCTCGTAGAGCGCCATTTTCTCACCGTTTTAACATCCTCACAATCCCTTTAAACCTTGGCGTCGATGTTATTCCGGTGGTAAGATGGTTCGGACGATGCCCGTTGACAGGCTGAGCGATGATGACGTCAGGGAAATTCTGACAAAGTACAGGAAGATAACCCTCGTTGGGGCCTCTCCAAAGCCGGAGCGCGACGCCAACGACGTCATGCGATACCTTCTTGAGCACGGCTACGAGGTCT
This window of the Thermococcus siculi genome carries:
- a CDS encoding M48 family metallopeptidase, producing the protein MRVRVRRRPVKYARIEVRPNGEVVVTAPEGFDVETLVEKHRGWLEARLEEIDGLRELAESGFPINGEFYQVIQGRRAKVHERFKTVILSPSREDVLSCLKRFLRKELLPLVDEYGDKMGVKPGKVYIRHQKSRWGSCSPKGNLNFNVRLVSVPPRLREYVVVHELAHIKYMNHSREFWELVGRFYPDYRTARKDLKRWWSIIELNPYWRSLSGV
- a CDS encoding glycosyltransferase family 87 protein: MDGRTKLVAVLGAVTQIILSFLGYHYMDAHVVAVSAFTFARFGVSPYGWCEQAMCSMWYAYPPIPFLLVAPFYKFNLSPLAARFAVKIPALIGSVVLSHAVYRMTGDSRRAVLLTLNPLLLYIGPFRGHFDALAVGLMLESYVELRRGNGLLAGAYAALSTLTKQYAPLILLAVLLTPRTRKSFPKFMAAAIAVGTAISAPFLLENPRGYLEAVLGFHMGRFAMNYGFFGLPLIAGAIRRLFVPIEPPSSVPSEISLLTGIILSLPLFIGALRLYERAWRGELDEENALTGGVVAMLGLSKVVNIQYFALLAVLDVSLLQWVLLTISGMVKGFDLLKSIPPLDQSPVFYWAPEALKLDGTKLDGLSRLAAFLLYIPIALKLKELTERIILGTKRHSGNASRD
- a CDS encoding NfeD family protein; its protein translation is MVVLREFLKLLALASDEIVIGLLLLVVLPEFGVDLPLWAVAVIIGLLVLKDLLVAPFVLRGGLSARPKTGPESLIGRISLVAEDLNPEGLVKVDGELWSAECVNGTARKGEKVRIVAVNGAKVLVERPASRGSALSPRDG